From a single Artemia franciscana chromosome 9, ASM3288406v1, whole genome shotgun sequence genomic region:
- the LOC136031249 gene encoding uncharacterized protein LOC136031249 isoform X1 gives MLKVNGLDLSLSPYKIALLAIIPEVIRDLGKFCRPCNTGNCSAHINTLKIVKEKNLHFLLKCLCHVDDEVSFPNIYKWLGDIDIRGHSLLDHVKRILSNLASLGVEGLTDLMDTCDNLLAGVKSDPLSRSSVVGLFIRSMILAFQRTTFSEKVKVMERFQEYIDTKSVSLKIPKKTKSKLLTIYEKIEKGYLSEAILETHLLFDRLQGKNASSKLPDKMGQALLVLAKVFEHFGLKNEIAYSAREALVSSQELHMVSNIEESKKILLINGIISSKQLLQFHPSTFGNDKSGLFTLISKLSEVNTDRAKLISFLNSVKERKHNVNSKMQLSKLWNLLGQPVLGSVIENMLTIVTNSRKSDRLSLHSKYGSVQLLYKLLSFNKLPLNIHLNSEDIEYTLLKLIATVESMNYEMKKIAATTYIESISGVIPAIGFQLQGESNEGFGILDCCSPPHKSETRVGFICDKVSEYDSIVLQLKHFLFCGNYGNAILKGASIDDKIQNSLKTSDLKAICSLLRSSNLPTFSVQLAMYYQNRPFVSDLGWADLLFEKVSSELCTADIGLSMDHTISIVKDLEKCAVIFKNNQSYLKLKDAYFLLSVVYHQVGLFEDRNCAAKKFKDLDETHRNCDFEFFY, from the exons atgttaaaagtgaaTGGACTCGACCTCAGCCTTTCTCCCTACAAGATAGCTTTACTTGCCATAATACCAGAAGTTATTAGAGATCTTGGGAAGTTTTGTCGCCCATGCAACACAGGAAATTGTAGt GCACATATAAATACCTTGAAGATTGTCAAAGAAAAGAATCTACATTTTCTTTTGAAGTGTCTCTGCCATGTTGACGATGAGGTTTCATTTCCAAATATTTATAAATGGCTAGGAGATATAGATATCCGAGGTCATTCATTGTTAGATCATGTTAAAAGAATACTCTCGAATTTGGCTTCCCTGGGTGTTGAAGGACTCACCGACTTGATGGATACATGTGATAACTTGCTTGCTGGAGTCAAATCAGACCCGCTATCAAGAAGCAGTGTTGTTGGGCTATTCATTAGGAGTATGATTCTTGCATTCCAGAGAACTACATTTTCTGAGAAAGTCAAAGTTATGGAGCGATTTCAAGAATATATTGATACAAAATCTGTTAGtttaaaaatacccaaaaaaactaaaagcaaatTGCTGACAATATATGAGAAGATAGAAAAAGGCTACCTTTCTGAAGCAATCCTTGAAACCCATTTACTTTTTGACAGGCTTCAAGGGAAAAATGCAAGTTCAAAACTTCCAGATAAAATGGGCCAAGCTTTGCTTGTTCTTGCAAAAGTGTTCGAGCATTTTGgtcttaaaaatgaaattgcatACTCTGCAAGAGAGGCTTTGGTCTCAAGCCAGGAACTTCACATGGTTTCTAACATTGAAgaatcaaaaaaaattttgcttatcAATGGAATTATTTCCTCAAAGCAATTATTACAGTTTCATCCATCTACTTTTGGTAATGATAAGTCTGgcttatttactttaatttcaaaACTGTCTGAAGTGAATACAGACAGAGCTAAGTTAATATCGTTTCTGAATTCAGTGAAAGAAAGGAAGCATAATGTGAATTCAAAAATGCAGCTATCCAAGCTCTGGAATCTCTTGGGACAACCTGTGCTTGGTTCAGTGATTGAGAATATGCTGACAATTGTCACTAATAGTCGCAAATCTGATAGATTATCTCTTCATTCGAAATATGGCTCTGTTCAGCTGCTTTacaaacttttaagttttaacaaatTGCCTCTTAATATCCATTTAAACTCTGAGGACATCGAATATacattattaaaacttattgCCACTGTTGAAAGCATGaattatgaaatgaaaaaaattgctgccACAACTTACATAGAAAGCATTTCAGGTGTTATTCCAGCTATAGGTTTTCAGCTGCAAGGGGAAAGCAATGAAGGATTTGGAATTTTGGACTGTTGCTCGCCTCCTCATAAGAGTGAAACACGTGTTGGATTTATTTGTGATAAAGTATCTGAATATGATTCTATTGTGTTGCAACTAAAACATTTCTTATTCTGTGGTAATTATGGGAATGCCATATTAAAAGGGGCTAGTATTGATGACAAGATACAGAATTCTCTGAAAACATCTGACCTGAAAGCTATCTGCTCATTACTTAGATCAAGTAACTTGCCTACGTTTTCTGTTCAGCTCGCTATGTATTACCAAAATAGACCCTTTGTTAGTGATTTAGGCTGGGCAGACCTGCTTTTCGAGAAAGTTTCCTCGGAGTTATGTACTGCTGATATTGGACTGAGCATGGATCATACAATAAGCATTGTGAAGGATCTGGAAAAATGTGCAgtgatctttaaaaataatcagTCATATCTTAAATTGAAAGatgcttactttttactttctgTTGTGTATCATCAAGTTGGTTTGTTTGAAGATAGAAATTGTGCTGCAAAAAAGTTTAAGGATCTTGATGAAACCCATAGGAATTGCGATTTTgagtttttctattaa
- the LOC136031249 gene encoding uncharacterized protein LOC136031249 isoform X2 has translation MMLMAKEAHINTLKIVKEKNLHFLLKCLCHVDDEVSFPNIYKWLGDIDIRGHSLLDHVKRILSNLASLGVEGLTDLMDTCDNLLAGVKSDPLSRSSVVGLFIRSMILAFQRTTFSEKVKVMERFQEYIDTKSVSLKIPKKTKSKLLTIYEKIEKGYLSEAILETHLLFDRLQGKNASSKLPDKMGQALLVLAKVFEHFGLKNEIAYSAREALVSSQELHMVSNIEESKKILLINGIISSKQLLQFHPSTFGNDKSGLFTLISKLSEVNTDRAKLISFLNSVKERKHNVNSKMQLSKLWNLLGQPVLGSVIENMLTIVTNSRKSDRLSLHSKYGSVQLLYKLLSFNKLPLNIHLNSEDIEYTLLKLIATVESMNYEMKKIAATTYIESISGVIPAIGFQLQGESNEGFGILDCCSPPHKSETRVGFICDKVSEYDSIVLQLKHFLFCGNYGNAILKGASIDDKIQNSLKTSDLKAICSLLRSSNLPTFSVQLAMYYQNRPFVSDLGWADLLFEKVSSELCTADIGLSMDHTISIVKDLEKCAVIFKNNQSYLKLKDAYFLLSVVYHQVGLFEDRNCAAKKFKDLDETHRNCDFEFFY, from the exons ATGATGTTGATGGCTAAGGAG GCACATATAAATACCTTGAAGATTGTCAAAGAAAAGAATCTACATTTTCTTTTGAAGTGTCTCTGCCATGTTGACGATGAGGTTTCATTTCCAAATATTTATAAATGGCTAGGAGATATAGATATCCGAGGTCATTCATTGTTAGATCATGTTAAAAGAATACTCTCGAATTTGGCTTCCCTGGGTGTTGAAGGACTCACCGACTTGATGGATACATGTGATAACTTGCTTGCTGGAGTCAAATCAGACCCGCTATCAAGAAGCAGTGTTGTTGGGCTATTCATTAGGAGTATGATTCTTGCATTCCAGAGAACTACATTTTCTGAGAAAGTCAAAGTTATGGAGCGATTTCAAGAATATATTGATACAAAATCTGTTAGtttaaaaatacccaaaaaaactaaaagcaaatTGCTGACAATATATGAGAAGATAGAAAAAGGCTACCTTTCTGAAGCAATCCTTGAAACCCATTTACTTTTTGACAGGCTTCAAGGGAAAAATGCAAGTTCAAAACTTCCAGATAAAATGGGCCAAGCTTTGCTTGTTCTTGCAAAAGTGTTCGAGCATTTTGgtcttaaaaatgaaattgcatACTCTGCAAGAGAGGCTTTGGTCTCAAGCCAGGAACTTCACATGGTTTCTAACATTGAAgaatcaaaaaaaattttgcttatcAATGGAATTATTTCCTCAAAGCAATTATTACAGTTTCATCCATCTACTTTTGGTAATGATAAGTCTGgcttatttactttaatttcaaaACTGTCTGAAGTGAATACAGACAGAGCTAAGTTAATATCGTTTCTGAATTCAGTGAAAGAAAGGAAGCATAATGTGAATTCAAAAATGCAGCTATCCAAGCTCTGGAATCTCTTGGGACAACCTGTGCTTGGTTCAGTGATTGAGAATATGCTGACAATTGTCACTAATAGTCGCAAATCTGATAGATTATCTCTTCATTCGAAATATGGCTCTGTTCAGCTGCTTTacaaacttttaagttttaacaaatTGCCTCTTAATATCCATTTAAACTCTGAGGACATCGAATATacattattaaaacttattgCCACTGTTGAAAGCATGaattatgaaatgaaaaaaattgctgccACAACTTACATAGAAAGCATTTCAGGTGTTATTCCAGCTATAGGTTTTCAGCTGCAAGGGGAAAGCAATGAAGGATTTGGAATTTTGGACTGTTGCTCGCCTCCTCATAAGAGTGAAACACGTGTTGGATTTATTTGTGATAAAGTATCTGAATATGATTCTATTGTGTTGCAACTAAAACATTTCTTATTCTGTGGTAATTATGGGAATGCCATATTAAAAGGGGCTAGTATTGATGACAAGATACAGAATTCTCTGAAAACATCTGACCTGAAAGCTATCTGCTCATTACTTAGATCAAGTAACTTGCCTACGTTTTCTGTTCAGCTCGCTATGTATTACCAAAATAGACCCTTTGTTAGTGATTTAGGCTGGGCAGACCTGCTTTTCGAGAAAGTTTCCTCGGAGTTATGTACTGCTGATATTGGACTGAGCATGGATCATACAATAAGCATTGTGAAGGATCTGGAAAAATGTGCAgtgatctttaaaaataatcagTCATATCTTAAATTGAAAGatgcttactttttactttctgTTGTGTATCATCAAGTTGGTTTGTTTGAAGATAGAAATTGTGCTGCAAAAAAGTTTAAGGATCTTGATGAAACCCATAGGAATTGCGATTTTgagtttttctattaa
- the LOC136031249 gene encoding uncharacterized protein LOC136031249 isoform X3: MDTCDNLLAGVKSDPLSRSSVVGLFIRSMILAFQRTTFSEKVKVMERFQEYIDTKSVSLKIPKKTKSKLLTIYEKIEKGYLSEAILETHLLFDRLQGKNASSKLPDKMGQALLVLAKVFEHFGLKNEIAYSAREALVSSQELHMVSNIEESKKILLINGIISSKQLLQFHPSTFGNDKSGLFTLISKLSEVNTDRAKLISFLNSVKERKHNVNSKMQLSKLWNLLGQPVLGSVIENMLTIVTNSRKSDRLSLHSKYGSVQLLYKLLSFNKLPLNIHLNSEDIEYTLLKLIATVESMNYEMKKIAATTYIESISGVIPAIGFQLQGESNEGFGILDCCSPPHKSETRVGFICDKVSEYDSIVLQLKHFLFCGNYGNAILKGASIDDKIQNSLKTSDLKAICSLLRSSNLPTFSVQLAMYYQNRPFVSDLGWADLLFEKVSSELCTADIGLSMDHTISIVKDLEKCAVIFKNNQSYLKLKDAYFLLSVVYHQVGLFEDRNCAAKKFKDLDETHRNCDFEFFY, from the coding sequence ATGGATACATGTGATAACTTGCTTGCTGGAGTCAAATCAGACCCGCTATCAAGAAGCAGTGTTGTTGGGCTATTCATTAGGAGTATGATTCTTGCATTCCAGAGAACTACATTTTCTGAGAAAGTCAAAGTTATGGAGCGATTTCAAGAATATATTGATACAAAATCTGTTAGtttaaaaatacccaaaaaaactaaaagcaaatTGCTGACAATATATGAGAAGATAGAAAAAGGCTACCTTTCTGAAGCAATCCTTGAAACCCATTTACTTTTTGACAGGCTTCAAGGGAAAAATGCAAGTTCAAAACTTCCAGATAAAATGGGCCAAGCTTTGCTTGTTCTTGCAAAAGTGTTCGAGCATTTTGgtcttaaaaatgaaattgcatACTCTGCAAGAGAGGCTTTGGTCTCAAGCCAGGAACTTCACATGGTTTCTAACATTGAAgaatcaaaaaaaattttgcttatcAATGGAATTATTTCCTCAAAGCAATTATTACAGTTTCATCCATCTACTTTTGGTAATGATAAGTCTGgcttatttactttaatttcaaaACTGTCTGAAGTGAATACAGACAGAGCTAAGTTAATATCGTTTCTGAATTCAGTGAAAGAAAGGAAGCATAATGTGAATTCAAAAATGCAGCTATCCAAGCTCTGGAATCTCTTGGGACAACCTGTGCTTGGTTCAGTGATTGAGAATATGCTGACAATTGTCACTAATAGTCGCAAATCTGATAGATTATCTCTTCATTCGAAATATGGCTCTGTTCAGCTGCTTTacaaacttttaagttttaacaaatTGCCTCTTAATATCCATTTAAACTCTGAGGACATCGAATATacattattaaaacttattgCCACTGTTGAAAGCATGaattatgaaatgaaaaaaattgctgccACAACTTACATAGAAAGCATTTCAGGTGTTATTCCAGCTATAGGTTTTCAGCTGCAAGGGGAAAGCAATGAAGGATTTGGAATTTTGGACTGTTGCTCGCCTCCTCATAAGAGTGAAACACGTGTTGGATTTATTTGTGATAAAGTATCTGAATATGATTCTATTGTGTTGCAACTAAAACATTTCTTATTCTGTGGTAATTATGGGAATGCCATATTAAAAGGGGCTAGTATTGATGACAAGATACAGAATTCTCTGAAAACATCTGACCTGAAAGCTATCTGCTCATTACTTAGATCAAGTAACTTGCCTACGTTTTCTGTTCAGCTCGCTATGTATTACCAAAATAGACCCTTTGTTAGTGATTTAGGCTGGGCAGACCTGCTTTTCGAGAAAGTTTCCTCGGAGTTATGTACTGCTGATATTGGACTGAGCATGGATCATACAATAAGCATTGTGAAGGATCTGGAAAAATGTGCAgtgatctttaaaaataatcagTCATATCTTAAATTGAAAGatgcttactttttactttctgTTGTGTATCATCAAGTTGGTTTGTTTGAAGATAGAAATTGTGCTGCAAAAAAGTTTAAGGATCTTGATGAAACCCATAGGAATTGCGATTTTgagtttttctattaa